In Candidatus Omnitrophota bacterium, one genomic interval encodes:
- a CDS encoding saccharopine dehydrogenase C-terminal domain-containing protein: MRFKNKILIVGFGSVGKCALPVLLEHIDVPYQNITIVDFADKRAALAPWIKKGIRYSQEKITPLNFTKVLSKYVSAGGLIIDLSWNIECTDMLTWCHNNKVFYVNTSVEEWDPYAAIYNKSPFKKSLYYKQMEIRDMIARWNNGAITAVLDHGANPGLISHFVKKGLVDLAGRMLEDNAVPKTEKKKIEQCLHEKDFPRLAMETGVKVIHCSERDTQISGRPKEVDEFVGTWSIEGLREEGTAPAEMGWGTHEKKLPRHAHVPPYGPKNQIFLSQMGMNTWVRSWAPYGEIVGMVIRHAEAFSISDYLTVRKGNKVIYRPTVHYAYMPCDATIASLHELRARGYELQPKQRIMGDEITGGEDTLGALLMGHRYNSWWTGSVLSIEKSRKLVPGQNATTVQVAIGVVSAVMWVIENQGKGVCLPDHLPHDYILKIAIPYLGKFVSGPVDWTPFKNYQIFFKENPELYLDKKNVWSFQNFLCRY, from the coding sequence ATGAGATTTAAAAATAAAATATTAATAGTAGGCTTCGGATCCGTCGGAAAATGCGCCCTTCCCGTACTTCTCGAACATATCGATGTCCCATACCAGAATATAACCATCGTAGATTTCGCCGATAAACGCGCCGCCCTTGCCCCCTGGATAAAAAAAGGCATACGATATTCCCAGGAAAAGATCACTCCTTTGAACTTTACGAAGGTGCTCTCAAAATATGTCAGCGCAGGAGGGCTTATAATAGACCTTTCCTGGAACATCGAGTGCACCGATATGCTTACCTGGTGTCACAATAACAAGGTATTCTATGTGAATACCTCTGTCGAGGAATGGGATCCGTACGCGGCCATCTACAATAAGAGCCCTTTTAAAAAATCACTCTATTATAAGCAGATGGAGATCCGCGACATGATCGCGAGATGGAACAACGGCGCGATAACGGCCGTGTTGGACCATGGCGCGAATCCGGGGCTCATCTCGCATTTCGTGAAGAAGGGCCTCGTGGACCTGGCCGGCAGGATGCTGGAGGATAATGCCGTGCCGAAGACCGAAAAAAAGAAGATAGAACAATGCCTGCATGAGAAAGATTTTCCGCGGCTTGCCATGGAGACGGGCGTCAAGGTAATACATTGCAGTGAGCGCGATACCCAGATAAGCGGCAGGCCCAAGGAAGTGGACGAGTTCGTCGGGACGTGGAGCATAGAGGGGCTGCGCGAAGAGGGGACGGCCCCGGCTGAAATGGGCTGGGGCACGCACGAGAAGAAGCTCCCCAGGCACGCGCACGTGCCACCGTACGGCCCGAAGAACCAGATCTTCCTGTCGCAGATGGGGATGAATACCTGGGTCAGGTCATGGGCTCCTTACGGCGAGATAGTGGGAATGGTCATAAGGCACGCCGAGGCTTTTTCGATCTCCGACTACCTTACGGTAAGGAAAGGCAACAAGGTAATATACCGCCCGACGGTGCATTACGCTTACATGCCGTGCGACGCTACGATAGCGTCTCTCCATGAGCTCCGCGCCAGAGGCTATGAACTGCAGCCGAAGCAGAGGATAATGGGCGACGAGATAACAGGCGGAGAAGATACGCTGGGAGCCCTGCTGATGGGGCACAGGTATAATTCGTGGTGGACCGGTAGTGTCTTAAGCATAGAAAAGTCGCGGAAGCTGGTGCCCGGCCAGAACGCGACTACCGTTCAGGTGGCTATCGGAGTGGTCTCGGCTGTCATGTGGGTGATCGAGAACCAGGGTAAAGGCGTATGCCTGCCCGACCACCTGCCGCATGACTATATATTGAAGATAGCCATCCCGTATCTCGGGAAGTTCGTTTCAGGGCCTGTCGATTGGACGCCTTTCAAGAACTACCAGATATTTTTCAAGGAAAATCCAGAGCTCTATCTGGATAAGAAAAACGTCTGGAGCTTCCAAAACTTCCTTTGCCGCTATTAG
- a CDS encoding amino acid permease, which translates to MKNLARRLFKLKDLNQILAESHDPEHKLKKALGPFELILFGIGVIIGAGIFATVGTAAAGDSLRPGAGPALMLSFAITAVACCFAALCYAEFASLVPISGSAYTYSYATFGELIAWIIGWDLMLEYCVGSIAVAISWSGYFTALLNGFGISLPAWATIDYRSAIHGFVKASDLLNSGVAFEALNPAMQKAWYAVHNAPNILGFPLICNVPAFIIVLLLTVILVRGIKESSRFNIAMVTVKLLVLGFFVALGSFFVKPQNWVPFAPNGFAGIKAGAAIAFFAYIGFDCVSTVAEETRNPKRDMPIGIIGSLIICTIIYILVAAVFTGIVPFAQLKTALAHEKAEPLTLAMQHINLGWAAIIVAFGSIVAHIAVLLVLQLGQSRIFFSMARDGLLPGIFSRVHKKFKTPHVTTITVGILIASIAAFTNIDEMVDLTNIGTLFAFVLVCFGIIILRVKDPSRHRTFKVPFSPVTPLLGVASCIFLMTGLPGVTWVRFVIWLILGLVVYFSYGIRNSALHKAYQPPAHHQAHEHHHPHQ; encoded by the coding sequence ATGAAAAACCTGGCGCGCAGGCTATTCAAACTTAAAGACCTTAACCAGATCCTGGCTGAAAGCCACGACCCCGAGCATAAGCTCAAGAAGGCCCTCGGCCCGTTCGAGCTCATCCTGTTCGGTATCGGCGTCATTATAGGCGCGGGAATATTCGCGACCGTCGGCACAGCTGCCGCGGGCGACAGTCTCCGTCCCGGCGCCGGGCCCGCCCTAATGCTCTCTTTCGCGATCACCGCGGTGGCGTGCTGCTTCGCGGCGCTCTGCTACGCGGAATTCGCCTCGCTCGTCCCTATTTCCGGCAGCGCGTATACTTATTCATACGCCACATTCGGCGAACTCATAGCGTGGATAATCGGGTGGGACCTGATGCTGGAATATTGCGTCGGAAGTATCGCGGTCGCGATAAGCTGGTCCGGTTATTTCACGGCGTTACTTAACGGTTTCGGAATTTCTCTTCCGGCGTGGGCCACTATCGACTACCGGTCGGCCATACACGGTTTTGTAAAAGCCTCCGACCTGTTAAACAGCGGCGTCGCTTTCGAAGCGCTCAATCCGGCGATGCAGAAGGCCTGGTACGCTGTGCACAACGCGCCCAACATATTAGGATTCCCGCTCATATGCAACGTCCCCGCGTTCATCATCGTCCTTCTCCTGACCGTGATACTCGTCCGCGGCATAAAGGAGAGCTCGCGTTTCAATATAGCGATGGTCACGGTAAAATTGCTTGTACTCGGTTTCTTCGTAGCGCTGGGGTCGTTCTTCGTAAAACCGCAGAATTGGGTGCCGTTCGCTCCTAATGGTTTCGCGGGAATAAAAGCGGGCGCGGCCATAGCGTTCTTCGCTTATATAGGGTTCGATTGCGTCTCGACCGTGGCCGAGGAGACGCGTAACCCCAAACGTGATATGCCGATCGGAATAATAGGGTCGCTTATCATCTGCACCATCATCTATATATTGGTCGCGGCGGTATTTACCGGGATAGTGCCGTTCGCGCAATTAAAGACGGCGCTCGCCCACGAGAAGGCGGAACCGTTGACGCTCGCCATGCAGCACATAAACCTCGGCTGGGCCGCTATCATCGTCGCTTTCGGTTCTATCGTAGCGCACATCGCCGTCCTCCTCGTCCTGCAGCTCGGGCAATCGAGGATATTCTTCTCGATGGCCCGCGACGGGCTCTTGCCGGGAATTTTCTCGCGCGTCCACAAGAAATTCAAAACACCTCACGTCACGACGATCACCGTAGGGATACTCATCGCGTCCATCGCCGCCTTCACGAATATCGACGAAATGGTCGACCTCACGAATATAGGCACGCTCTTCGCGTTCGTCCTGGTATGCTTCGGGATAATAATACTCCGCGTAAAGGACCCGTCCAGGCACCGCACCTTCAAAGTGCCCTTCAGCCCCGTGACGCCGCTACTTGGCGTCGCGTCGTGTATCTTCCTCATGACCGGACTGCCGGGCGTTACCTGGGTGCGTTTTGTAATATGGCTTATCTTAGGCCTTGTGGTCTATTTCTCTTACGGGATAAGGAACAGCGCTCTACATAAGGCATACCAACCCCCGGCGCACCATCAAGCGCATGAGCACCATCACCCGCATCAATAA
- a CDS encoding sulfite exporter TauE/SafE family protein, with product MREILFLILGLSAGTLSGLFGIGGGVILIPGLVFLAGLTQHEAQGTTLAILLLPIGLLAVLRYYKGGHVNLYIALFICVGFFIGGLLGANIAEGISNLVLRRAFGAFLLIVAFYTIFSK from the coding sequence ATGAGAGAAATATTGTTCCTTATATTAGGACTTTCGGCCGGTACGCTCTCCGGCTTGTTCGGGATCGGAGGCGGCGTCATATTGATACCGGGCCTTGTCTTCCTGGCGGGATTGACACAGCATGAAGCTCAAGGCACGACGCTTGCCATATTGCTCCTTCCAATAGGGCTTCTTGCCGTCCTGCGATATTATAAGGGCGGCCATGTCAACCTGTATATCGCGTTATTCATCTGCGTAGGATTTTTTATCGGCGGGCTTCTCGGCGCGAATATCGCCGAAGGCATATCGAATCTCGTATTGAGAAGGGCCTTCGGGGCATTTTTGCTGATAGTCGCGTTCTATACCATATTCTCGAAATGA
- a CDS encoding RNA polymerase sigma factor, with protein MNNISQELLARASNGDMGAFEEIYKASSGFVYNVCLRITQDIPDAEEATQDVFLKIHRNLKDFAFRSSFKTWIYRIAVNAAINRYRVSARNRGRYLSYDEGSGNDAFPVESQVYESADKEERKAMVDSLLSSLSAELRSCIVLREIEGMDYKEIARTLDIPINTVRSRLKRAREKLLIYAAGGGGRS; from the coding sequence ATGAACAATATATCGCAGGAGCTCCTCGCGAGGGCTTCGAACGGCGACATGGGAGCGTTCGAGGAGATATATAAAGCCTCTTCGGGGTTTGTCTATAACGTATGCCTCAGGATAACGCAGGATATACCCGACGCGGAAGAGGCGACGCAGGATGTTTTTTTGAAGATTCACAGGAACCTGAAGGATTTCGCGTTCCGGTCATCTTTCAAGACATGGATATACAGGATAGCTGTCAACGCGGCGATTAACAGGTACAGGGTCTCAGCGAGGAATAGAGGAAGATATTTAAGCTATGACGAGGGGAGCGGGAACGACGCATTTCCGGTGGAAAGCCAGGTGTATGAATCTGCCGACAAGGAAGAGCGTAAAGCGATGGTCGACTCGCTCCTGTCGAGCTTAAGCGCGGAGTTAAGGTCATGCATAGTGTTGAGGGAGATAGAGGGCATGGATTATAAAGAGATAGCCAGGACCCTGGATATACCTATAAATACGGTCCGCTCGAGATTAAAGAGGGCGAGGGAAAAGCTGCTTATATATGCGGCGGGGGGAGGCGGTAGATCATGA